From the genome of Scytonema hofmannii PCC 7110, one region includes:
- a CDS encoding zinc-dependent alcohol dehydrogenase family protein: protein MVCPQIPKLVPKATQVLVKVYATSINPIDYQTRRGDYKDLVRLPAIIGVDVSGVIEAIGEAVTHFQVGDEVYYSPQVFGEFGSYAQYHVAEESIVAVKPINLTHVEAACLPLAGGTAWDCLITRGNLQVGETVLIHAGAGGVGSIAIQLAKAMGAYVYTTCSAENFDFVKKLGADYPIDYKHENYIEVIGRETNGRGVDLVLDTIGGDTIGRSPEVIHPFGRLITIVDIATPQTLLDAWGKNLTIHFVFSPQYRDKLDALRNLIERDQIRPVIDSVLPWSDIVQAHQRLEKGGLRGKIVLQLIDMGSQ from the coding sequence ATCGTTTGCCCGCAAATACCGAAGCTAGTTCCAAAAGCGACCCAAGTTCTGGTGAAAGTATACGCGACATCGATCAATCCCATTGATTATCAAACTCGTCGGGGTGACTACAAAGATTTAGTTCGTCTCCCTGCAATTATCGGAGTTGACGTTTCGGGTGTGATTGAAGCTATTGGAGAGGCAGTCACCCATTTCCAGGTCGGAGATGAAGTTTACTACTCACCCCAGGTTTTTGGCGAGTTTGGTAGTTATGCTCAATACCACGTTGCAGAGGAAAGCATTGTTGCAGTTAAGCCAATTAATTTGACCCATGTCGAGGCAGCTTGCTTGCCGTTGGCAGGAGGAACCGCCTGGGATTGCCTTATAACTAGAGGAAATTTACAAGTCGGTGAAACAGTTCTAATTCATGCTGGAGCAGGTGGAGTTGGTTCGATCGCAATTCAACTGGCGAAAGCAATGGGTGCTTATGTATATACGACATGCAGTGCAGAAAACTTTGACTTCGTTAAGAAGCTGGGTGCAGATTATCCCATCGACTACAAGCATGAAAATTATATTGAAGTGATTGGGCGAGAAACGAATGGTCGGGGTGTTGATTTGGTTTTAGACACGATTGGAGGCGATACGATTGGACGTAGCCCAGAAGTAATTCATCCGTTTGGCAGACTTATCACAATCGTCGATATTGCAACTCCTCAAACACTTCTTGATGCTTGGGGTAAGAATTTGACGATTCACTTCGTTTTCAGTCCTCAATATAGAGACAAATTGGACGCACTGAGGAACCTAATTGAACGCGACCAGATTCGACCCGTCATTGATTCAGTTCTGCCTTGGAGCGACATCGTTCAAGCTCATCAACGTTTAGAAAAGGGAGGACTGCGAGGCAAGATTGTCCTGCAATTGATTGATATGGGATCGCAGTAA
- a CDS encoding SDR family NAD(P)-dependent oxidoreductase has translation MSQKLSGKVALVTGGTSGIGLATAKQFVAEGAYVFITGRRQTELDAAVNEIGKNVMGIQGDVSNLADLDRLYATIEQEQGHLDVIFANAGSGELIPLGSITEEHFDKTFNTNVKGLLFTVQKALPLMPEGASIILNASTASIVGTPAFSVYSATKAAVRSFARKYRS, from the coding sequence ATGTCACAAAAACTCTCAGGCAAAGTCGCTCTCGTTACGGGTGGCACCAGCGGTATTGGGCTTGCCACTGCCAAGCAATTCGTTGCTGAAGGTGCCTATGTTTTTATCACGGGTCGTCGTCAGACTGAGCTTGATGCTGCTGTAAACGAAATTGGTAAGAACGTTATGGGCATTCAGGGCGATGTCTCAAATCTGGCAGACCTCGATCGTCTTTACGCCACGATCGAGCAAGAGCAAGGTCACTTGGATGTGATCTTTGCGAATGCTGGCAGTGGCGAACTTATCCCGCTCGGATCGATCACCGAAGAACACTTTGACAAAACATTCAACACCAATGTCAAAGGTCTACTTTTCACTGTGCAGAAGGCACTGCCACTGATGCCAGAGGGCGCTTCCATCATCCTGAATGCCTCAACTGCTTCTATCGTTGGCACTCCAGCCTTCAGCGTTTACAGCGCGACTAAAGCTGCCGTGCGATCGTTTGCCCGCAAATACCGAAGCTAG
- a CDS encoding cupin domain-containing protein, which translates to MLIQKLSECETFTGGDNTILKELLHPDKQPLDLRSSLAHAILPAGETSKPHSLKASEVYYILSGEGEMYIDSEIETIAPGDAVYIPPNTKQFVRNYGVEPLVFLCIVDPAWRKEDEIVYAG; encoded by the coding sequence ATGCTGATTCAAAAACTAAGTGAATGCGAAACCTTTACTGGTGGAGATAATACTATATTGAAAGAGCTTTTGCATCCTGATAAGCAACCTCTTGATTTAAGGTCCAGTTTAGCTCACGCAATCTTGCCAGCAGGAGAAACTTCTAAACCGCATTCTTTAAAAGCCTCTGAAGTTTACTACATACTCAGTGGTGAAGGCGAAATGTATATAGACAGTGAAATTGAGACAATAGCACCAGGTGACGCAGTTTATATTCCGCCCAATACTAAGCAATTCGTTCGGAATTATGGTGTTGAACCTTTAGTATTTCTATGTATCGTAGACCCTGCTTGGCGCAAAGAAGATGAAATCGTATACGCTGGCTAA
- a CDS encoding nuclear transport factor 2 family protein yields MVEDAYVNHIPVMTGGVGKPALREFYSKYLIPQMPPDMELTPISRTIGTDQLVDEMVAKFTHTVWMEWILPGVAPTGKRVEVPVVAIVQFRDGKLAHEHIYWDQASVLVQVGLLDPGTLPVVGVDSARKAIDPNLPSNTLIERD; encoded by the coding sequence ATGGTTGAAGATGCTTACGTTAACCACATCCCGGTAATGACTGGGGGAGTCGGGAAACCAGCACTGCGGGAGTTTTATTCCAAATACCTCATTCCACAGATGCCGCCGGACATGGAGTTGACCCCAATCTCGCGCACCATCGGGACAGATCAACTCGTGGATGAAATGGTGGCTAAGTTCACTCATACTGTTTGGATGGAATGGATATTACCCGGCGTTGCTCCCACCGGAAAACGGGTGGAAGTGCCAGTAGTAGCGATCGTCCAGTTCCGTGACGGCAAACTAGCCCACGAACACATTTACTGGGATCAGGCAAGTGTATTGGTTCAAGTCGGCTTGCTCGATCCGGGTACACTTCCCGTCGTGGGCGTTGACAGTGCGCGTAAGGCGATCGATCCCAACTTACCTTCAAACACACTAATCGAGCGCGACTAA
- a CDS encoding SDR family oxidoreductase, whose amino-acid sequence MMLKDKVALVTGGTSGIGRATAIAYAQQQAKVVVVGRRMDEGEETVRLIQEAGGEAIFVQADVTKEADVKAMVDKAVGVFGRLDIAFNNAGTVGENPSLIEQTEAEYDRTMNVNVKGVWLSMKYEIAQMLKQGNGAFASGGTMCIVNTASATGVVALPEILLYTASKHAVVGLTKAAALQYAKAGIRINAVAPGSIQTDLFEAATDEVKAYLAGLHPIGRVGTLLEVANAVLFLSSDMASFTTGATLMVDGGVVAQ is encoded by the coding sequence ATGATGCTTAAAGACAAGGTTGCTTTAGTGACGGGAGGGACATCGGGCATTGGTAGAGCTACTGCGATCGCTTATGCCCAACAACAAGCAAAGGTGGTGGTGGTGGGTCGTCGAATGGATGAAGGTGAAGAAACGGTTCGATTGATTCAAGAAGCTGGCGGAGAGGCTATTTTTGTGCAAGCAGATGTCACAAAAGAAGCCGATGTGAAAGCAATGGTTGATAAAGCGGTTGGCGTTTTTGGTCGGTTAGATATTGCATTTAATAATGCAGGAACTGTCGGCGAAAATCCCTCATTGATTGAGCAAACAGAAGCAGAATACGATCGCACGATGAACGTCAATGTCAAAGGCGTTTGGTTGTCGATGAAATATGAAATCGCTCAGATGTTGAAACAGGGAAATGGTGCGTTCGCCTCTGGCGGCACTATGTGCATCGTCAATACGGCATCTGCGACTGGAGTCGTTGCACTTCCTGAAATACTCCTCTACACCGCGAGTAAACATGCGGTAGTAGGTTTAACAAAAGCTGCTGCGCTCCAATATGCCAAAGCGGGTATTCGCATCAATGCCGTTGCACCAGGGTCAATCCAAACAGATCTGTTTGAAGCAGCTACAGATGAAGTCAAAGCTTACTTGGCAGGACTTCACCCGATCGGACGAGTTGGAACACTACTTGAAGTTGCAAATGCAGTTCTGTTTTTATCATCTGACATGGCATCGTTCACAACAGGTGCAACATTGATGGTAGATGGTGGGGTTGTAGCGCAGTAG
- a CDS encoding nuclear transport factor 2 family protein, whose protein sequence is MLGKNKAILEEANAAISEGNNEGFLSFCADDMEWTFVGDKTLKGKEAVRQWMATTYVEPPKFMVSNFIVEDDFVTALGDITMKDEDGKAAHYSYCDIWRFRGDKIVELRAFVIKTSV, encoded by the coding sequence ATGTTAGGCAAAAATAAAGCAATCTTAGAAGAGGCAAACGCGGCGATCTCAGAAGGCAATAATGAAGGATTCTTGTCGTTCTGCGCCGACGACATGGAATGGACGTTTGTAGGCGACAAGACCCTTAAAGGGAAAGAAGCTGTTCGCCAATGGATGGCAACGACATACGTAGAGCCGCCAAAGTTTATGGTTTCTAACTTCATCGTTGAGGATGATTTTGTTACGGCACTCGGCGACATCACAATGAAGGACGAAGACGGGAAGGCGGCTCATTACTCGTACTGCGATATCTGGCGCTTTCGCGGCGACAAGATTGTCGAATTAAGGGCTTTTGTCATCAAAACCTCGGTCTGA